The nucleotide window CTCAGGTAGGCCTTGAACGGGTATTTCTTTGCCATTTTCAAGCTGATGGAGATGGAGCTGGGTATAGACCCAATTGCGACTGGGAGCATAGTTTTCAGGGTTAAAGCGCAAGCCCGCCAGTTTGAGTTCAGGGCCTGCCAAATCTTCGATTTCAGGCCAGGTCTGAAAATCCATGAGGAGATAGCGCTTGCGATCGGGCGAAAGGGAAAACCCAGGTAAAAGGGGGGCATTCAGCAATTTATCCAGAGGAGGCGGAGCCTGTTGGTAAGGTAGTGGATCGGGTGTTGTGGCCATGGCTGGTATGGTAACAGAATTTTGGAGCCAAAGGGCCATTGAGAACAAACAAACTGCAAGGCCGGTTTTCCGTCGCGGATGCCATTTTTTCATATCTGGGTGCTGATGTCCTTCATTTTTTAGAGTATAACATTTCCATAGGATATGCTTTGCTTCCGCTCTGTTTCCTATCAGGTTCAGTCCATTTATTCTCCGGTGAGCCGCCCTGTAAAGGCCGCCCCGGCTTGGCAAGCTGATCAAGTCACTTTATCGGGGCTTACTTCAAGCCCCTGGACACCCGCTATGAAAATTGCGCTGATGTCTGCGCCTGTGGCCGTGGGGGCGGGAATCGGTCTGGCGCGTGGCACGGGAGCCATGGGCGGTGTGATTGGTGGCGCGATTGGGGCCGCTGTTTCTGTCTTTGGATTGTGGTGGGTTATGACGGTAGGCAATCCCTTTGATAGAAATCCAGGCAGCGAACTGCCTCCCCCTCAAGTTCCCAAACCCTGAATTTTTCAGTTTCATTTATCTCATGGAATGACTTTCTGAATGCCCCTTGCGTCGGTAATAATGAGTGTATCAAGACTCTTTGGGTATAATCTTATGAAAAAGTTTGATCGCAAGCTGTGGATGCAGATCCACGGCTATCTCAGTATTTTCTTTCTGCCTCTGGCCTGTCTGTTTGCACTTTCTGGCACACTTTATATGTGGATTGAACCGCAGGAAACTAGCAAACAGACCTTTGAACTCAGTGCTCTGACTCCGATTGCACCTGTGACCCCTGAATTGGTTAAAGATTTAGTGCTGAATGAATTGAAATCTCACAAAATTTCAGCTCCACAGGGAGAGCTGACTCAAAAAGGCAATCGATTTCTTTGGGGAAAAAAATCTGGGGTACAAGTTCAGTATCAGCCTTCTGAAAGCAATCCTCAATCCGCTACGATCAAACTCTCGCAACCTACTTTTTTTGGACGCCTCATGGCCATTCATAAGGGCAAAGGGGGAACGCTTTTGAACAGCTTGACGACCGGATTTGCGATTTTACTTTTGGGATCTTACCTTTCAGGTTTGCTTTTGGCTTTAAAAACAACCTGGATGCAAAAAGCAAGTTTGATCTCCCTGGTAGCGGGTGTGTTTGTTTCAGTGATCGCTTTCATTTGGGGTATTTAGCGAATAAAGTGAAAGATAGGGGGTGAAGAAATGAGATTCAGTCTGAAATTTTTTGTATTTTTAGTCGTTTTGTCTGGGGTTTTGCTTCAAAAACCGGTCAAGGCTGCTTTCTTGGATCCAGAACAGTCACAGACTATTTTTCAGCTCTTCTCCCCTGAGGAACTGCTTTTGCCAGATCTTGCCGAGTACCAGAAAGGCAGTATCACGCTGACGCACGATCTGCGTAAATCAGACAGTATTTTGAAATTTCAATTTTCTAAAGGTGTCAAGCTTGCTGGCTCCTCAAAAAAGCAGATTTTTCACTTTGAAATTGAGCATCATGCGCTTTCACAAGAACATGCTTTGAATGCGCTTTGCCCCAAAGGGCTCAAACGCAGTGATTATCGTCATTCAAGATTGGGGCCCCTGATGCTCTGTTTTACAAATCCTCATAAGCAGAATTCCCTGATTGGGGTGTGGGTTTATCCCTTGCCTGGGAACCTGAATCCCAAGTTCAGTTTGACCTATACGGGTACAAAACAGGATTTATTTCAGGTTTTGGATTCTCTGTGCCCCTATGGAGAACGTCCATGAAAAAACCATGGCTTGGATTGCTGATCGTTATTTTCTGCTTTTTTCCCACCCGCGTTGATTCAGTCGGTTTGCGTAAGCTCTATTCGACCTATTATCCACCCGATAAAATGGCAAGAATCTCTGCAGAGGGTTTTAAAATGACGGGTAGCCAACTGGTCTGGCTGCCTAAAAAACAGAAGCCCACGCTCACTTTTATTTATCATAAGGCGGTTCCGTTTTATGAGCAGGATATTACCCTGCATTTTTCTTCAACGGTTACCCATCATTCTGAAAGCCGTGTGGTCAAGAAGAATTTTCACTGCCAAAAAGATCAGAAAGAGGAAGCCTTTCTGCATCCCAAATTTGGAGCCTATGTCCTGTGTTCTCACGATCTTTATGCGAAAGCCTTTCCGACAGCTCGCAACCAAACCCCGATTAAATACAAGACCGCATCAGTCTTCCCCCGCGAGGGAAACCGCCTGCCCCATATAACGTTTCAATTGCACGGATTTGAGCAGGATATCCAGACTCTCATGCATTCAATTGAAACCTTGGATGAAAGGCCTTAAAGATCCAAAGGCACCAATTCAAAATGATCTTTGCCGTCACGCATTTGGAAACCCGCTGCCTGAATCAAATCGCGCAGACGATCTGATTCTGCCCAGTTTTTGTTTTGGCGTGCCTCCCAGCGTTGGTTGGCTAAAACCTGGATATTTTCGGGTATTTCGATGTTTAATTCAGGGAAATCGGTAAAATCAAGTAAGTCCAAGCTCAAAATGCTGTCAATTTCGCGGATCAAATCCAATTTATGAGCATCGCCCATTTCTTTATCTTGAACCAAATCCCAGAGCAAACCGATCACTTTCGGAGCATTCAAATCATCGCACAGGGCATTCAAGATCTGTTCCCGAAAATCTGCAAGGCGCTCTGGCGCACGCTGATCCTGGGCATGCAAATGGGATATCAGGCGTTTCAGTTTATAATAGGCAGTCTGGGCGGATTTCAGAATTTCCTGTGAAAAAGTCAGAAAATGGCGGTAATGACTGGTCAGGCAGAGATAGCGGTAGGCTCGGGGAGAAAAGCCAGCGTCTATTAGTGTTTTTAAGGTCACAAAATTACCTACGGATTTGCCCATGCGCTGGTTTTGATCCAAAACCAGAAATTCACCATGCAGCCAATAATTGACAAAGGGTTGATGGGTTGCGCCTTCAGCCTGGGCAATCTCGTTGGTATGGTGAACGGGAATATGATCGGTTCCGCCGGTATGAATATCAATCGTAGCACCCAGTTCAGCGAAGATCATGGCGGTGCATTCCAGGTGCCAACCTGGAAAACCTTTTCCCCAGGGGCTTTCCCACTCCATTTGTCGTTGTGCGTCCTTGGGGCTGAATTTCCAGAGCGCAAAATCTGTTTTGTTGCGCTTGCCTTCGGTATCGATACGGGCGCCTTCCTGTAGGCCTTCAACATCCAAGCGGGCCATTTTTCCGTAATCTGGAAAACGTGCAGTATCGTAATAGACCCCGTCTTCAAGAACATAGGTCAGCCCCCCGTTTTCAAGGTCTTTGACCAATTGAATCTGCTCTGGAATATAGTCGGTGGCATAGGTAAAACGGGTAGGGAAGGCGATGTTCAAGGCTGCGATGTCATGTTTAAAGGCCTCTGCATAATAGCGAGAGATGTCCCAGGCGCTTTTGCCCTCTGCCGCTGCTGCTTTTTCGATTTTATCGTCACCGGCATCAGCATCTGAGGTTAAATGACCAACATCTGTAAAATTCATGATTTGTGTGACTTCATAGCCTAAAAACCCGAGCAGCTTTTTGAGCAGATCTGGAAAAATATAGCTGCGCAGATTGCCAATATGCGCGTAATTATAGACGGTGGGTCCGCAGGTATACATTTTGACTTGCCCTGCTTGAAGGGGAGTAAAGATTTCTTTTTCGCGGTGAAGGGTATTGAAAAGTTTTACTTTAGGCAAGGTCATGAGGGTGTCCTGTTCAAATACATGAGATTCAGTCCATTATACCTGAGGCTGTGCTTTTCAGGGTTGATTCCCGCCTTTGAGCCGGTTATGATGAGGGCATGGCAAAAACTACATATAAAATCATATTCTCATTGGCTTGTGGCGGACTTCTGCTGGCTCTGAAAAATCTCCCTCAGAAAAGAATCAAACCTGAGGGGCGTTGGGTCATGATTACAGGGGCCTCAACGGGTATCGGCCGGATTTTGGCTGAAACTTTGGCACAAAAGGGTTTCCAAATCATTGCGACTGTCAGAAAAGAACAGGATGCCGAAAGTCTGCAGTCAGTTTCAGCGGCCATACACCCGATCCTCATGGACGTGGCTGAATCTGACAGTATTGCCATGGCTTTGCCAGAAGTAGCAGTGCTTTTAGCAGGGCAACCGCTTTATGCCTTGATCAACAATGCCGGCATCGGGGTTGTGGGCCCAGTCGAAATGATTGCTCGGGAAGCCCTGCGAAAACAATTCGAGGTCAATGTCTTTGGCTTGATTGAAACCACACAAACTTTTTTGCCCCTCATGGCAACGCAAGGCAAAGTGATTCAAATTTCTTCTGTCGCGGGGCAAACCACGATTCCCTTTGCCGGTGCCTATTCAGCTTCAAAGCATGCTGTGGAAGCACTTTCTGATGCTTTACGCAGGGAGTGGCAGGTGGTGGGCAAGAAGCTTGAACTGGTTGTGGTTCAGCCCGGTACGATTGAAACGCCCATCTGGGAAAAAACCCAGACCTCTTTTGATCCTGAAACCTATCAGGGCACAAGCTATGAAGCGCTTGGCAATTTTATGCTGAAACGTACCCAGAATGCTGAGGGGAAGCGCGCACGACCAGAATCCGTAGCCCAAGCAGTGCTTGAGATCCTGACCCGTCAGAACAACCCTCCCCGCGTGGTGGTCTCGGGTCAACCCCTGCAAGAGGTGGTGGTTCCACGTCTCTTGCCAGACCGGGTTTTTGACCGCGTGATCCACAAGCTTTTTCAGGGCAAATGAATCCACTCGTTCCGCGCGGCCGGGTGCCGGCTGTTGTGCTCAAAAACCTGCTCAACCTCTGGCCTCCTTATCTGGCTGCAGGAGTGCATGTGGATTATATTCAACGGGATTATTCCCGAGTCCATGTCTCCATGGCTTTGCATTGGTATAACCGCAATTATGTGGGCACCCATTTTGGCGGCTCGCTGTATGCCATGACCGATCCTTTTTATATGTTGATGTTGATTCAATTATTGGGTCCAGACACGATTGTTTGGGACAAGGCGGCGAATATCCGTTTTCGCCGTCCTGGCAAGGGTCGTGTCAGTGCCCTTTTTCAAATTTCACCACACGAAGTAGCAGCGCTTCAGACAGAATTGGCTCGCACAGGTCGAGTTGATTTTGAGAAAACCCTGCGCGTTCTGGATGCAGATTTAATGACTGTGGCAGAAGTGGATAAGGTGGTTTATCTGAAAAAGAAAACCCGCTGAATTGACGTACTTGGGGCTCAATGAGACAATGAACTGAATTTAATCAATATCGATGAGAGAGCATGGGTAAATTTTAAGCATATGATCATGACAAATATTGAAACCATTCCAGGCAAAAACATTCTTGAAATCTATGGCGTGGTCAATGGCAGTACCGTTCGGGCCAAACACGTGGGCCGAGACATAATGGCTTCCTTCAAGAATATGATTGGGGGCGAGTTAAAGGGCTATACCGAACTTTTGCAAGAAGCCCGGGATGAAGCAACCCAGCGCATGATTTCTGAAGCCCGTCGTTTGGGCGCCAATGCGATTGTCAATATCCGCTATTCAACTTCTTCTGTGGCCCAAGGGGCTGCAGAAATTTATGTCTATGGCACGGCAGTAAAGGTAGACTAAGCCATGGATACACTGATTGTACTGGCCATTCTGGTAACGATTGGCTATTTTGCCGGTACCCGGGCAGAAAAGAACCACTATGCTTCGATTGAAGCGCGTGAAAAAGAACTCTTTCAGTTGCCAGTGAGTTCTTTGAAGAAGCTTCCTGAAGATCCCCGTGAGGTGGAATCTGTCAATTTGGTCTATGGAAATGCCGTCATCGCTGTGGATTATTTCAAGGTTTTTGTTGCGAATCTGCGCAATCTCTTTGGCGGGCGCGTTACGGCCTATGAATCTCTGCTGGACAGAGCACGTCGTGAAGCCACCCTGCGCATGAAGACCATGGCCAAACAACAAGGGGCCGATGTGATTATCAATCTGCGTTTAGAAACGGCTCCAATTGGCAAAGGAACTGCGGGCCAGAAAAATGGCATGCCCAGCATTGAATCGCTGGCCTATGGCACGGCCATTCGTTACCGTCGCTAATGAGCTTTGTCATTCAAGAGCCGCCTGAGTCTTCTGAAAATATAAATATCAGTCCCTCTCACCCGCTTCACGAGCTTTTGATTCTTTTGGGAGGGATGTTTGCGATCATTTTGGCGGTTTGGTGGCTTTTGGGGCTGGCCGTTGATTGGGTGGTTCCCAAAATTGATGCGCGCAATGAAACACGCTTGGCGGGTCTTTATGCTTCGGTTTTAGCGCAGACTGAAGAAGGAGACGGCAGCCTGCGTTTGCAAAAATATCTTGCCGACTTGAATGCGCTTCAGTTCCCCGATCCCAAACTTCGGCCGGATTACCAGGCACATTTACTTGCCGATTCCACGATCAATGCTTTGGCCTTACCGGGGGGACATATTCTGATTTTGAGTGGTTTTTTGAAACAGGCTGAATCAGAGAACGAACTCATTTTTGTCTTGGGGCATGAATTGGGGCATTTGGTGCATCGCGATCATTTGCGTGCAATGGGCCGCAGTTTGGTGATGTATTCATTGGCGACCATGCTCTTAGGCCCCGACAATTTTATCAGCGGCTTTGCCGAAAATTCACTGAAAACACTCGAATTAAAATTTTCCCGAGAGCAAGAGTTGGAAGCGGATCGACTGGGGTTAGAACTCTTGGTCAAAACCTATGGCCATGCCGGGGGCTCTCAGGACTTCTTCAGACGTTTGGAATCTCAGCAGGAAAATTCAAAATTTCTAAGTTATCTCTCTACCCATCCGCATCCCAGAGAACGGATTGAGCGGCTCAAAGCCATGATTCGTGAGCGGCATTTTCTTCTCAAGCCAGTGAAACCTTTGCCCAAACAGTTTCAAGACCTCACAAAAAAAGAACTTAAAGCTACCAAGACAGAATAACGACTGCTTTATTTCTGACTTAAGTTGCTAGGTTTTGTTCTCAGGGTTGGGCATAAAATGAAAAAGGCTGACCGTGGCTTTGTGGCCCTCAGGCAAGGGGTCGCGCCAATGATAATAATCTGTCCCTTGATAAATGACAGCATCTCCAGACAGCAGGCGTGTTTCAAGTGTCTGTTCAGGAAATTCAATACACAGAGGCCAAGTTTGGGTGGGTTCTTCTTCGGGTTGGGGGTCTACCATCAAGGAGATATTCCAGGCACATTGCTCCCAGTCGATATGACGCCCCATGCCGGTTTTTTCATAATAGGAAACGAAGGTATAGGTGGGAATCACGGGTTCTGGTGTGATTTTGTTAATCCAGGCTGAGATTTGAAAATGCAAATAACAGGTCAGGGGATCATTGTGGGCAAATACGCGGTTTACGTCTGCTGAGTTTTCGGCATGCATATAGCCTTCATTTTGTATTTCACGGTAATATTTGCGCATCGCAGCCAGTTGGATCGGATTGAGCAGTTCGGGAAATTCAGCATAATGTTTTTCAGCTAAAAAAGCCTTGGTCTCTTCTGCGACTTGGGCCTGTTGTTCCAAGTTTTCTTGTAGAGAGCCGGGTAATAAGATTCGTGCCAAGATTAAGACTTGCAGGGTCTCTTCGCTCAGATTCTGGGGAATTTGCCCTTGCATCAAACTGTGAATGATCGGCAGCATGGCTGCTGTAGGCCAATAGGGCACCAGGGTTTCATAGCGGGTTTCTCTTACCCACAGGATCGGTCTTGCCGCTGAAAACACTTCGCGAAAGGGAACTCTTTCAGCATAGACGGGATCCAGCTCTGCTTCTGTCTGAAGCACCATGCGTGGATTGATCGTGAGCTGCTTGCTCTGTATTGGGAGGCGCTGAGCCGCTGCTTTGCTGTGGTGAGGCATTAGATCTGGGAAATGGAGATCCAGAGGGCAATGAAAAAAAACCTGTTCGGGGACTTGATCGGGCGGGAGCAAGAGCTGGCTTTCTTGCAGCCAGCTTTGATCTTCAAGACTGAGCGTTTGCAGACGAGCTGCCATTTCAGTATCAAAGCACTTTTTCTCTAAAAGCCGTGTAATGAAATCATAGAGTTGGGGGTGAGATTTTTGATGAACAAAGTGTTCCTGAATCGTTCCCTGTTTTTGTCGAACCACCAAATGGTGGATCGGAGCCAGTGAGGCATTATAGACCAGGGGGCTTAACAGCTTTGCCATAACGTATAGAATATCTTCGTTTTTGCTGGATTAATCATGCAGCTTTTTTAAAATTTCAGGAGAAACGCCCGCATTTGTGAGAATCTCTTTCATTTCAAAGGCGCGGTTGGTTTTGGCCTCTTCTCCGAGAGAGAGACCCAGCGTAACCAAACCCAAGAGGGTAGACGCTTCAGGGGAGCGATTGAGCAAAGAA belongs to bacterium (Candidatus Blackallbacteria) CG13_big_fil_rev_8_21_14_2_50_49_14 and includes:
- a CDS encoding cysteine--tRNA ligase, whose protein sequence is MTLPKVKLFNTLHREKEIFTPLQAGQVKMYTCGPTVYNYAHIGNLRSYIFPDLLKKLLGFLGYEVTQIMNFTDVGHLTSDADAGDDKIEKAAAAEGKSAWDISRYYAEAFKHDIAALNIAFPTRFTYATDYIPEQIQLVKDLENGGLTYVLEDGVYYDTARFPDYGKMARLDVEGLQEGARIDTEGKRNKTDFALWKFSPKDAQRQMEWESPWGKGFPGWHLECTAMIFAELGATIDIHTGGTDHIPVHHTNEIAQAEGATHQPFVNYWLHGEFLVLDQNQRMGKSVGNFVTLKTLIDAGFSPRAYRYLCLTSHYRHFLTFSQEILKSAQTAYYKLKRLISHLHAQDQRAPERLADFREQILNALCDDLNAPKVIGLLWDLVQDKEMGDAHKLDLIREIDSILSLDLLDFTDFPELNIEIPENIQVLANQRWEARQNKNWAESDRLRDLIQAAGFQMRDGKDHFELVPLDL
- a CDS encoding tetrameric acyl-CoA thioesterase translates to MNPLVPRGRVPAVVLKNLLNLWPPYLAAGVHVDYIQRDYSRVHVSMALHWYNRNYVGTHFGGSLYAMTDPFYMLMLIQLLGPDTIVWDKAANIRFRRPGKGRVSALFQISPHEVAALQTELARTGRVDFEKTLRVLDADLMTVAEVDKVVYLKKKTR
- a CDS encoding peptidase M48, giving the protein MSFVIQEPPESSENINISPSHPLHELLILLGGMFAIILAVWWLLGLAVDWVVPKIDARNETRLAGLYASVLAQTEEGDGSLRLQKYLADLNALQFPDPKLRPDYQAHLLADSTINALALPGGHILILSGFLKQAESENELIFVLGHELGHLVHRDHLRAMGRSLVMYSLATMLLGPDNFISGFAENSLKTLELKFSREQELEADRLGLELLVKTYGHAGGSQDFFRRLESQQENSKFLSYLSTHPHPRERIERLKAMIRERHFLLKPVKPLPKQFQDLTKKELKATKTE